TGCAGTCATTCCAACAAGCCAACCAATCCCACTCCAGAAACCTATCACTGCTTCTTCTGAATCATTTTGACCTTCATCATCATTCTAAACCAAACCATGATCATAACTAATCAGTTAATTGAACTTTCACAAATCTCAGAATCACAGTTTAATTAAGAAGAGCGACTTGCATACATCTACTTGTGCTTCGAATAGTTGCCGGTGAGTCCAAAGTTGGAAGGCAATGTAAGCACAGTAAGCACACAACATCACAAGGCTAGCAGCTCTAGACACATTCAAGGATGCCTGGGCCACCACAGCCGGTGAGCCGCTGCCATATCTGAACAGCAGTGGGAGCATGTGGCACAACAATGCCAGAAGCAGCATAAGAGAGTTCACATCAGCTTGCCTCTGCAAATTAATTAAACAGCAGCCAAGAAGAAAATTgcaaacattattaattttgtaatcaAATCTACAAAATCAAAACTAAACACACACACTTACATCCAAGTTAAACCCCAAAGTTATCCTTCAGATTGGTTGCATACACTAAAATAGTCCCAAGATCCCAATTGGATCAATTACATCTTTGAAATTGACAAAAGTGCATCATGTTAGTCCCTTCGCCCTTTCTATCAAGTGACTCGCCAAACTGTTAGTGTTGGCCCACCGTGGGGAGTTCTTGGCCACCGAAAAAGACTTCCACGAGAAATTaagtgagagaacataagatgaaAAGACACCAGATCCAACATAAAACCTTAAGGCATCAAAATTAATGGGTCTCTTATCTTGTAAACTCTTCACTTCTTGTTTTCTTCGGTGTGAGACAAATTCCTTATACTCCTTGCACTTGCTACTTAACAGTTAGGGACTGATGTGTTTGCCAATGTCAAAAAGATAATTGGTATAATTGGAATCTCGATGATTGTTTTAGTGCACGCAGTCTATCTTAGAGACGCTTTGGGCTTAACTCCTTACTTCCTTAACAATACAGCactataaataagataaaaaacaatgaaaaatgtGCAGTTATTTCATAATAGAAGGGAATTGCATGGACTTACTCTGTCATATTTTTGCTCCTGCCTAAGATTTGCAATGCCACCACAAAGTAGGGAAGTGCCAAGAACCAAAAGAAGGTTTGAAAGTACAGAACCAAGAAGAGAATACTTGACCACAGCAATTTTGTTGTTACTAAGTGCAAAAATTGCTATGATAAGCTCTGTTGCATTCCCACATGTAGCATTCAGAAGTCCTCCAActataatcaaataaatatcaACAACATTATAGTAATTACTcattactcataatcaattaattctaatcTTAAAATCAAGTATTAATTTTGCTGCAAACTCGCACATACCTGTGGGACCAGTGTAACAAGCCACTTGCCTGCCATATTTTGAAGCAACAGATTCAAATGgagaaaacaaaacaataatcagtattagaaaaaaaacatttcacaagaaagaggaaaagagaaATTGAGAAGAATGCAAGAAGCAATTGAGTGTTGTTATCTTACTCAGTCATGAAGCTGACTCTTTCAGCAAGTACGGTTAAACCAAGTAAGCTCAAGGCAAAAACCCATGGCTACATGCAACAAAAAGAGAACAGTCATGTGAACAAGTCATAACACTTTTAACCAAAAGAACATTCTCTCTgaatatataattatgtatttgtgtattatgaaattaaagtaacattttgataataaaaattattatttatacattaaaattaattataaatacacatattatttaacttatttttaatgtatattttatattttaatatatattttatattaataatatatattttatattaataattaatttaatgagTAAATTTTAGTGTATCGACCaccaaagaaacttcagaaACGGAACATTCTAGAAGGAATTTAATTTGCACTTAATAAAATTcatttgagagagagagagagagagagaaagatttTTGCCATCTGACAGATTCTTTGTGAATGTTTTCTGCCTTATATTTCTGATATATCACAATGTCAAATTGTCAATTTCCAATTTTGTCTGTTCAACATTTCTTATTTCCAATTGATACAGGTCACTTGTTTTAATATGTTCTCATCAACCTATGCACCGCAACCGCAAAAATAATACTGAATAAATAACAatcatattagatatatatcaaaaattaacgtataaaatattttttaataaataaattaaatatataggaaaaaaaaagaaaaattagagaacattataataaaaatgcaatataatagataataagtACTCACTCTTGCAAAACCAAAACAATGGGCAATGATAGCAAGAGGAATTGATGGGAAGAGAATGAAAAGCTTGGTTCCAAGAAAAACCTCTTGCAAGTTAGCAAGAAAGTTTCTGAGGAATCCATAGGGAACCTTTGAAATAACAGTGAGTTCAGATTTTTTCCTCAAAGAAGATGATGACATGTTGTGTGCTGTTCTTCCATGTCTCATATCCTTGGTCAACACCTTTGGATTCCCATTTTCCAATAGCCATGGGGATTCTTCATGGCTCCTAGACCCCATTcttattatttgaataataatttattattgattattctTCAAAAATCTAAGGGGGTGATGAGGAAGAAAATTCTCTAGAGATAATAAGAGGACAAATCGAAGGGAAACTACTATTACTGCTATTACACCTactatataaaataagatacaCATGAATCTGTGTGtgagaatatatataataaaataattatgtcaTGAAATGAGAATGGAGATGGTGGAATGGCAGTCATATCAGGCAACTTCGAGGAAGTTTCGTAGTTTTGATTAGTTGTTAATTGCTGTGTATTAGGAAAATTCATCAATAGAAAGAAACGGTACGGTGAATTTCgacccaaaaaagaaaaagaaaaaacggtACAGTGAATTAATTAGTGGTGATTGCTATAATACTAAAAGTATTTgtctaatttattataaaaaaattaaaaattaatatttaatgttaaaaatataaaaaaaattaattattatattcaaattttatcataaaaaataaactaaacaaaaaattaaacattggGTTAtagaaactataaaatttaccTTAATTACTTATATGAAAATAGTTAAATAGCGCTTATTATTTTTCCTATGTTATAGGGGTGTATCACAAAATAATGTGAAAAGAGATGAAATTTATATTGCTGTGAAGTTCAGAAATCGGTGCCTtcgattttttatattttttaatttttttaacaaacgattacaaattaaatagtctaatttatatttttaaaaattaaaaaaaatttaatattggaATCAGAccctttaatttatgtttttttaaaataaaaaaaatttaaaaatataaatcaaactttaatttatttttttcaaacaaatCAGACAATCtaacttaattaatattaatttaaaaaaaattaacgtcATATAAAAAGAAtaccaaaatttaattaatataaaaaaattagccgtGGAGTCCCGACTATTTTACgtctattattttaacttttctttttgtttttcaatgttaaaagagaaatgttattaagtcaatattttatttttatattattaaaatttaaaatttagtatttaaaatttaaaattagttaagtattaataaaaaatatattttattaatatgtaaaattatttttttaatatattaataatttgtttaaattttgttGTTTCAAATNNNNNNNNNNNNNNNNNNNNNNNNNNNNNNNNNNNNAATGTGTTTCAATTATtcgtttaaaaatattaataatatttactaattCTCTAAGTTGACATGATACATCAATATAAAATTGTCACTTTGTATTttgtacaaaaataattaaaacatattaaaacaTGAGCGATAACATACAGTTTAACACTAAAGTAATGAAACctaaaaatcaaattgaaataagatataaaaattgacgacaaaaataatatttattatttaataattttatataaataaaaattatatttataacaaccttaaaatatattatttgtattgaaactcacttaaaaattaaaatataataatatttttattaaaaataaaaattatgataagtataatataaaaatatttttaagatgcatcatttttattatataaaactaACTTGGATGTCtttgaaaatatttgtaaataatttactaatatatttgtttttataaaattgttacTATAATAAATGAGTTTCAATAGACATGgtgtatatattttaaaatatttataatataattgttattataaCTGATGAGTTTCGAAAACtcttattaaattttgatgatgaatgtaacaccctaccatacatagtcttatgcttaagtcataatttagagatggcaaggtattacgacctctaaaaataaaaatttagtacgtatagtagtatgaatgattgattataactaggagcctttgtagaaaaaggggtaaacaaaaatcacaactcgaaagcgcaacgctccgatcgataacgtaacgaacaaggataaaccaacgcgagattatatatacaaaggagtgtcaaaaataggaatatcaagactcaagatccggctgcgaagataaccagtccgagcataacaatatatacatatgataaaataaggaaaaacccaaaggaaacccaaagggacacaaatacataaaacctattctccataaTCTCCCATAAggggagtcatcacagtttgtattatttaatggagataaaagtatctaaacaaaacatataaaccaaaacatagccccgagaaaacccaaaacatagtcccgagaacaaaggatcttcgcaaatctagaagtctccagcaagcttcagcgggaaacctcacgtcctgcatctgaaaaccacaaaatccgcatgggtgagaaccagaggtcctcagcatggtaacagcttccacatatataatacataataatggaggaaagccaaaggcaatcctagaacttcctccagataatatcaaagcttataaacaagctaaaccataaagggcatctgtttaaggattcttcagtctaactaacacttccctttccaattccttcagacctcccaaccaccagcaggagtataaagtagcaaacacagttatatcaaacgaAGAATATGCAAATAGGAACagttaaggcatttagacaattagcaagtattatgcagtcaaataggcaatctcaaacaactCACAtggtatgcatatgatgaatgcctgtccctagtggccgatgatatcatctcatatgatgaatgcctgtccctagtggctgatgatatcatcttgtcggttatagagccaacccgacaagttctggtcgctaaccattggactgtccctctgtcatgcatctccaactcgagttatactcgtcataaacttgatcataatcatgatctatatccatcaccctcactggtgaatatatacgggggcgagctcatccgggtctttcacagtgcccggccacacttacgacatagggtcaacagagtatcaagtctcaacctggagcacgtggtggctagccactgctactacccagggaaactcgtatctcagatagtggaagtgcaaatcacaattatcaataattcagcataaacatgcatgaattctcatccatggatcaacatccatatcagccatccggctcacggttaaatccataaccagccaatatNNNNNNNNNNNNNNNNNNNNNNNNNNNNNNNNNNNNNNNNNNNNNNNNNNNNNNNNNNNNNNNNNNNNNNNNNNNNNNNNNNNNNNNNNNNNNNNNNNNNNNNNNNNNNNNNNNNNNNNNNNNNNNNNNNNNNNNNNNNNNNNNNNNNNNNNNNNNNNNNNNNNNNNNNNNNNNNNNNNNNNNNNNNNNNNNNNNNNNNNNNNNNNNNNNNNNNNNNNNNNNNNNNNNNNNNNNNNNNNNNNNNNNNNNNNNNNNNNNNNNNNNNNNNNNNNNNNNNNNNNNNNNNNNNNNNNNNNNNNNNNNNNNNNNNNNNNNNNNNNNNNNNNNNNNNNNNNNNNNNNNNNNNNNNNNNNNNNNNNNNNNNNNNNNNNNNNNNNNNNNNNNNNNNNNNNNNNNNNNNNNNNNNNNNNNNNNNNNNNNNNNNNNNNNNNNNNNNNNNNNNNNNNNNNNNNNNNNNNNNNNNNNNNNNNNNNNNNNNNNNNNNNNNNNNNNNNNNNNNNNNNNNNNNNNNNNNNNNNNNNNNNNNNNNNNNNNNNNNNNNNNNNNNNNNNNNNNNNNNNNNNNNNNNNNNNNNNNNNNNNNNNNNNNNNNNNNNNNNNNNNNNNNNNNNNNNNNNNNNNNNNNNNNNNNNNNNNNNNNNNNNNNNNNNNNNNNNNNNNNNNNNNNNNNNNNNNNNNNNNNNNNNNNNNNNNNNNNNNNNNNNNNNNNNNNNNNNNNNNNNNNNNNNNNNNNNNNNNNNNNNNNNNNNNNNNNNNNNNNNNNNNNNNNNNNNNNNNNNNNNNNNNNNNNNNNNNNNNNNNNNNNNNNNNNNNNNNNNNNNNNNNNNNNNNNNNNNNNNNNNNNNNNNNNNNNNNNNNNNNNNNNNNNNNNNNNNNNNNNNNNNNNNNNNNNNNNNNNNNNNNNNNNNNNNNNNNNNNNNNNNNNNNNNNNNNNNNNNNNNNNNNNNNNNNNNNNNNNNNNNNNNNNNNNNNNNNNNNNNNNNNNNNNNNNNNNNNNNNNNNNNNNNNNNNNNNNNNNNNNNNNNNNNNNNNNNNNNNNNNNNNNNNNNNNNNNNNNNNNNNNNNNNNNNNNNNNNNNNNNNNNNNNNNN
This sequence is a window from Arachis duranensis cultivar V14167 chromosome 2, aradu.V14167.gnm2.J7QH, whole genome shotgun sequence. Protein-coding genes within it:
- the LOC107475163 gene encoding vacuolar cation/proton exchanger 3; this encodes MGSRSHEESPWLLENGNPKVLTKDMRHGRTAHNMSSSSLRKKSELTVISKVPYGFLRNFLANLQEVFLGTKLFILFPSIPLAIIAHCFGFARPWVFALSLLGLTVLAERVSFMTEQVACYTGPTVGGLLNATCGNATELIIAIFALSNNKIAVVKYSLLGSVLSNLLLVLGTSLLCGGIANLRQEQKYDRRQADVNSLMLLLALLCHMLPLLFRYGSGSPAVVAQASLNVSRAASLVMLCAYCAYIAFQLWTHRQLFEAQVDNDDEGQNDSEEAVIGFWSGIGWLVGMTAIIALLSEYVVQTIEDASNSWGLSVSFISIILLAIVGNAAEHAGAVIFAFKNKLDITLGVALGSATQISMFVVPVCVIVGWILGIKMDLNFNLLETGSLALAIIVTAFTLQDGTSHYMKGLVLLLCYIVIGACFFVQTTPSDQLNDEVHNVMLKPATDAVFRA